One window of Xylocopa sonorina isolate GNS202 chromosome 9, iyXylSono1_principal, whole genome shotgun sequence genomic DNA carries:
- the Rpn5 gene encoding regulatory particle non-ATPase 5 — MPESTMDSGKIMKMEVDCSSNCDIKIPECQKLAREGKLHDALDQLLVLEKLARTGADMPSTSRILVAIVQICFEARNWAVLNEHIVLLSKRRSQLKQAVTKMVQECCTYVDKMPDKETKIKLIETLRAVTEGKIYVEVERARLTYRLAKIKEEDGDISGAAAVMLELQVETYGSMSRLEKASLILEQMRLCLAKKDFMRTQIIAKKINVKFFSDENDEETQSLKLKYYDLMMELARHEGWHLELCRHNRAVLETPTVKDDPKKRHTALSRAVLYLVLAPHEPEQADLTHRLLNDKLLDEIPTYKELLRLFVNPELIKWSGLCEIYERDLRATEVFSSSTEEGCKRWADLRNRVVEHNIRIMAKYYTKITLTRMAELLDLPVEETESCLCSLVETGVINARTDRPAGVVRFTGTQEPAALLDAWAASLSKLMSLVNHTTHLIHQEEMLAVAQS; from the exons ATGCCGGAAAGTACAATGGATTCCGGTAAAATAATGAAGATGGAGGTGGATTGCAGCAGTAATTGTGACATCAAAATCCCGGAGTGCCAAAAATTGGCACGTGAAGGAAAGTTACACGATGCTTTGGATCAATTACTAGTATTGGAGAAATTAGCGAGAACA GGTGCGGATATGCCATCTACATCGCGGATACTTGTTGCCATCGTTCAAATTTGTTTCGAAGCAAGAAATTGGGCTGTTCTTAATGAACATATAGTATTGTTATCCAAAAGGCGTTCACAATTGAAACAAGCTGTTACAAAAATGGTTCAGGAATGTTGTACTTACGTAGATAAGATGCCAGACAAGGAAACCAAGATTAAATTGATAGAGACATTAAGAGCTGTGACAGAAGGAAAG ATATATGTGGAAGTTGAAAGGGCAAGGCTTACTTATCGCTTGGCAAAAATTAAAGAGGAGGATGGAGATATTTCTGGTGCTGCAGCTGTTATGCTAGAACTACAG GTTGAAACATATGGTAGTATGTCACGTTTGGAGAAGGCATCTCTTATTTTGGAGCAAATGCGATTATGCTTGGCGAAAAAGGATTTTATGCGCACCCAAATAATAGCTAAGAAAATTAATGTCAAATTTTTCAGCGATGAAAACGACGAAGAAACGCAGtctttaaaattgaaatattatgA TCTAATGATGGAATTGGCCCGTCACGAAGGTTGGCACTTAGAGTTATGTAGGCATAATCGAGCGGTATTGGAAACTCCAACTGTTAAAGATGATCCTAAAAAAAGACATACCGCGCTGTCACGGGCTGTTCTTTATCTCGTGCTTGCACCACACGAACCAGAACAAGCTGACTTGACTCATAGGTTGCTTAACGACAAGCTTCTAGATGAAATACCAACATACAA AGAACTGTTGCGCCTTTTTGTAAATCCTGAACTAATAAAATGGTCAGGACTCTGCGAAATTTACGAAAGAGATCTTAGAGCTACCGAAGTTTTCAGCTCCTCAACCGAGGAAGGCTGCAAGCGATGGGCTGATCTTCGAAATCGTGTTGTTGAACAT AATATTCGAATAATGGCAAAATATTATACAAAAATCACACTAACTCGTATGGCTGAATTGTTGGATTTACCGGTTGAGGAAACGGAATCGTGCCTGTGCAGTTTAGTTGAGACTGGCGTAATAAATGCCCGTACTGATCGTCCGGCTGGTGTAGTTCGTTTCACAGGAACCCAAGAGCCGGCTGCTCTTTTAGACGCTTGGGCTGCTTCGTTATCGAAATTAATGAGCCTTGTCAATCACACGACCCACCTTATTCACCAAGAAGAAATGTTAGCTGTAGCTCAGTCCTGA
- the Ilers-m gene encoding isoleucyl-tRNA synthetase, mitochondrial: MNRFQIRRGLVSRTLGRVSNESVDTVKKCAKPATNRNKYSKTVLLPKTEFQVHLNGKKRIEKDQYLTKKCGFSELYEWQRKNLSGPDYILHDGPPYANGVPHIGHAINKILKDITLRHMVIKKKRVHYVPGWDCHGLPVELKAVQSNAQDPLEIRRKARKYAEEAIDKQRQAFQSWGVTADWSESGCYFTNQPVYMKNELRQFIKLYEKGIIFRDFMPVYWSPSSRTALAESELEYNEQHQSKAVTVRLRIDNAPEKLDSSKYRAVYALIWTTTPWTLIANQAIGFATDATYCAVEDNGGNLNIVAEELLKQVESKVGPLKPVAHFKGEELGGSMYIHPFTQEKCPFLAARHVTTNVGTGLVHIAPAHGPEDFVVAVENNISVLSLVDAEGRYTKAAGPEFHGLNVVTEGTEKVINFVAQDVLHAETITHSYPYDWRTKEPILIRASNQWFIDINSIREKVIDSVEHVNIYPKRNRTSCTNALLAGIKNRPYWCISRQRSWGTPIPVLYSKTTGKLFTNREIVERLCESIDRYGPDCWWEYSEKELIGSDVVEKLNIAADDVEKGKDILDIWFDSGISWSAIVPEGKANLYLEGHDQFGGWFQSSLITSVALQNCPLISELFVHGFAVDENGLKMSKSIGNVINPEELLLGGSNLKKNPVYGVDILRWWVANHGSQHTKVPVSKDLLDGCKQCINKLRLILRFLLGVLHPYQQNINCEPDYRIIDKYMLYSLYRYNEQMQQHYNNYEYHHAGKTSMHFITNDVSAVYCTLIKDRLYCDELTSPTRIAAVQVVREIFNVLVRSIAPIVPHLAEEAYMHYPENDASVPLFYTEYKVPEFWNNPDIVKYVDAALKLRNNLLETVDKNTWKLHGIINATKEDFSALSILYDEAQPSLSQLCEILQLSSVTLIENDTIGETQIQVHEIQEAICQRCRRYLETQEDGLCERCADVLIKDKSVFATV, translated from the exons ATGAATAGGTTCCAGATTCGACGAGGGCTAGTAAGCCGTACACTTGGGAGAGTGAGTAATGAATCGGTTGATACCGTCAAGAAGTGTGCGAAACCGGCGACAAATAGAAATAAATACTCCAAGACTGTGTTGCTCCCAAAAACTGAATTTCAAGTACATTTGAATGGGAAGAAACGAATAGAGAAAGACCAATATTTAACTAAA AAATGCGGCTTCTCTGAATTGTACGAGTGGCAAAGGAAGAATCTTTCAGGGCCAGATTATATTCTTCACGATGGGCCACCTTATGCGAATGGTGTGCCGCATATAGGACATGCGATCAATAAG ATTCTTAAAGATATTACGCTGAGACACATGGTTATAAAGAAGAAACGAGTTCATTATGTGCCAGGTTGGGATTGTCATGGATTGCCAGTAGAATTGAAAGCTGTTCAGAGTAATGCCCAGGATCCTTTAGAGATTAGAAGGAAAG CACGGAAGTATGCGGAAGAAGCTATTGATAAGCAGAGACAAGCCTTTCAATCGTGGGGTGTAACAGCTGACTGGAGTGAATCTGGATGTTATTTTACTAATCAACCTGTATATATGAAAAATGAACTTCGCCAATTTATAAAGTTGTATGAGAAAGGTATTATATTTAGGGATTTCATGCCAGTTTATTGGTCACCATCTTCAAG GACGGCACTAGCGGAATCTGAATTAGAATATAATGAACAGCATCAAAGTAAAGCTGTGACTGTTCGTCTGCGTATTGATAATGCACCAGAAAAATTGGACTCCTCTAAATATCGTGCAGTATATGCATTGATATGGACTACTACACCGTGGACTTTAATAGCTAACCAAGCGATAGGTTTTGCGACAGATGCTACCTACTGTGCTGTTGAAGATAACGGAGGGAATTTAAATATTGTAGCAGAAGAATTACTAAAACAAGTTGAGTCAAAGGTTGGTCCCTTGAAACCGGTAGCACACTTTAAAG GAGAAGAATTAGGGGGCAGCATGTACATTCATCCCTTTACGCAAGAGAAATGCCCGTTTCTAGCTGCACGTCATGTTACCACAAACGTTGGGACCGGTTTAGTTCATATCGCTCCTGCTCATGGCCCAGAAGATTTTGTGGTTGCAGTTGAAAATAACATCAGTGTT TTATCTCTGGTAGATGCAGAAGGGCGGTATACAAAAGCAGCTGGCCCGGAATTTCACGGATTAAACGTAGTAACAGAAGGAACAGAGAAAGTGATAAATTTTGTAGCTCAAGATGTATTGCATGCTGAAACGATAACGCACAGTTATCCATATGATTGGCGAACAAAAGAACCAATTCTTATCCGCGCTAGCAATCAATGGTTTATTGATATTAATTCTATCAGGGAGAAAGTTATC GATAGTGTCGAACATGTGAATATATATCCTAAGCGTAATCGGACATCTTGTACAAATGCTTTACTTGCTGGAATAAAGAATCGGCCGTATTGGTGTATTTCACGACAACGTTCTTGGGGAACACCGATACCTGTGCTTTATAGTAAAACAACAGGCAAACTATTTACGAATAG AGAAATAGTTGAACGCTTGTGCGAATCGATAGACCGATATGGTCCTGACTGTTGGTGGGAATATTCGGAGAAGGAATTAATAGGATCGGATGTAGTTGAAAAACTGAATATTGCTGCGGATGATGTAGAAAAGGGAAAg GATATTTTGGACATTTGGTTCGATAGTGGGATTTCATGGTCGGCGATTGTACCCGAGGGAAAAGCAAATCTTTACTTAGAGGGACATGATCAGTTTGGTGGTTGGTTTCAATCGTCCTTAATAACATCTGTGGCATTACAGAATTGTCCAC TTATTAGCGAACTATTCGTACATGGATTCGCAGTCGATGAGAATGGTCTAAAAATGTCGAAATCGATAGGAAACGTAATAAATCCAGAAGAACTTTTATTAGGTGGATCTAACTTGAAGAAAAATCCAGTATACGGTGTCGATATCTTAAG ATGGTGGGTAGCTAATCACGGATCTCAGCATACAAAAGTGCCAGTTTCGAAAGATTTATTGGACGGATGTAAACAATGCATTAACAAACTTCGTTTGATACTACGTTTTCTTCTGGGCGTTTTACATCCCTATCAGCAGAATATAAACTGCGAACCTGACTATCGAATTATTGACAAATATATGTTATATTCCTTGTATCGTTACAACGAACAG ATGCAACAACATTACAACAATTATGAATACCATCATGCTGGTAAAACAAGCATGCACTTTATAACGAATGATGTATCGGCTGTTTACTGTACTTTAATCAAAGACAGACTTTATTGTGACGAGCTAACGTCACCGACACGCATCGCCGCTGTGCAAGTTGTAAGGGAAATTTTCAATGTCCTTGTGAGGTCTATCGCTCCGATTGTCCCGCATTTAGCAGAAGAGGCATACATGCACTACCCCGAAAATGACG CGTCGGTGCCATTGTTCTATACCGAATATAAGGTACCAGAGTTCTGGAATAATCCTGATATCGTAAAATACGTAGATGCAGCACTTAAATTGAGAAACAATCTTTTAGAAACTGTCGATAAAAATACCTGGAAATTGCATGGTATTATAAACGCTACAAAGGAAGACTTTTCTGCGCTTTCT ATTCTTTACGACGAGGCGCAACCATCGTTGTCACAATTATGTGAAATATTACAACTGTCCTCTGTAACATTGATTGAAAATGATACAATCGGGGAAACACAAATCCAAGTGCATGAAATTCAGGAGGCTATCTGTCAGCGATGTAGAAGGTATCTTGAAACTCAAGAAGATGGGTTGTGCGAGCGCTGCGCTGATGTGCTTATCAAAGATAAGTCAGTGTTTGCAACTGTATAA